From the Burkholderiales bacterium genome, one window contains:
- a CDS encoding amidohydrolase family protein, which yields MRHRIDPEGRRLPIKLDATSNGEFEPVPLAPVQRAAKALAHEAATRNAKRLGMNRRDFLVSACGVASTLLAFNAAQARAGRCGGFFELETEAALEPRLAQARLDGDEFIFDVQGHFVDPSGAWVKSAPPEAFKWAPKAACALADRPGPRSHLACLGPDEFVKDVFLDSDTDMMVLSFVPSRRDAEPVTIQAADAVRRIVDRMEGMHRLMLHGRVNPNQPGDLESMDELKSRWDVCAWKTYTQWGPDGRGYFLSDDVGMRFIEKARALGVKVICIHKGLPFGRRSYEHSQCSDIGVVAKRFPDVSFLVYHSGFVTGHREGPYVGNGSGDGVDTLIRSLIENEVPPNSNVYAELGSTWRFLMREPEQAAHVLGKLLKYCGENNVLWGTDSIWYGSPQDQIQAFRAFQISEQFRAAYGYPQITPQLRAKIFGLNATRPYRISAEEVKMRTRTDRIARERLAYLERPEPHYLTYGPKTRREFLNLLAWNGGSRA from the coding sequence GTGCGACACCGGATCGATCCCGAAGGACGGCGCCTGCCGATCAAGCTCGACGCGACCTCGAACGGCGAGTTCGAGCCGGTTCCGCTGGCGCCCGTCCAGCGCGCCGCCAAGGCGCTGGCGCACGAGGCGGCCACGCGCAACGCAAAGCGCCTGGGGATGAACCGGCGCGACTTTCTCGTTTCCGCCTGCGGAGTTGCGAGCACGCTGCTCGCGTTCAACGCCGCCCAAGCCCGCGCGGGAAGGTGCGGCGGCTTCTTCGAATTGGAAACCGAAGCCGCGCTGGAACCCCGGCTCGCACAAGCCAGACTCGACGGCGACGAATTCATCTTCGATGTTCAGGGACATTTTGTCGACCCGAGCGGGGCGTGGGTCAAGAGCGCACCGCCCGAAGCCTTCAAGTGGGCGCCCAAGGCCGCATGCGCGCTGGCCGACAGGCCGGGTCCGCGCAGCCATCTCGCCTGTCTCGGGCCCGACGAATTCGTCAAGGACGTTTTCCTCGACAGCGACACGGACATGATGGTGCTGTCGTTCGTGCCCTCGCGGCGCGACGCCGAGCCGGTCACCATCCAGGCCGCCGACGCGGTGCGTCGCATCGTGGACCGCATGGAAGGCATGCACCGACTGATGCTCCACGGGCGAGTCAATCCGAACCAGCCGGGCGACCTCGAATCGATGGACGAGCTGAAGTCACGCTGGGACGTCTGCGCCTGGAAGACGTACACGCAATGGGGCCCGGACGGCAGAGGCTATTTTCTTTCGGACGATGTCGGCATGCGCTTCATCGAGAAGGCGCGCGCGCTCGGCGTCAAGGTCATCTGCATTCACAAGGGCCTGCCGTTCGGCAGGCGCTCCTACGAGCACAGCCAGTGCTCGGACATCGGGGTGGTGGCGAAGCGCTTTCCCGACGTGAGCTTTCTCGTCTACCACTCGGGATTTGTCACCGGTCACCGCGAGGGACCGTACGTGGGCAATGGCTCTGGCGACGGCGTCGACACGCTCATCCGTTCCCTGATCGAGAACGAAGTCCCGCCGAACAGCAACGTCTACGCCGAGCTGGGCAGCACGTGGCGCTTCCTGATGCGTGAACCCGAACAGGCCGCGCACGTGCTCGGCAAGCTGCTCAAGTACTGCGGAGAGAACAACGTCCTGTGGGGAACGGACTCGATCTGGTACGGCTCGCCGCAGGACCAGATTCAGGCCTTCCGCGCGTTCCAGATCTCCGAGCAGTTTCGCGCGGCCTACGGCTATCCGCAGATCACGCCGCAACTGCGCGCCAAGATCTTCGGCCTGAACGCCACCCGGCCGTACCGGATCAGCGCCGAGGAAGTGAAGATGCGCACCCGGACGGACCGAATCGCCCGCGAGCGCCTCGCCTATCTCGAGCGGCCCGAGCCGCACTATCTCACCTACGGCCCGAAGACTCGCCGGGAATTTTTGAACCTGCTCGCGTGGAACGGCGGCTCGCGCGCCTAG
- a CDS encoding D-2-hydroxyacid dehydrogenase family protein: MTRIAVLDDWQGVARHSADWSRLHSRGEVVFFERALDGPEAVASALAGFDILMAMRERTAFPKALIDRLPRLRMIALTGARSWTLDVEACTARGIVVCHTGGERASAATAELALGLLLAAARFIPAADASMREGRFQRGLPAGFVLEGRTLGVIGLGKIGSRMARYGQALGMRVLAWSHNLTTERAVASGAQPVDKAALLEQSDVVSLHVVLSERTRGLLGAAELACMKPGAILVNTSRGPLVDEAALIERLRAGLLIAALDVYDREPLPADHPLLRLPNTVLTPHQGYCTREVYDQFYRESIENVLAFLDGHPIRVLNPAILPVRHDPIGPDAKP; this comes from the coding sequence ATGACGCGCATCGCTGTACTGGACGACTGGCAAGGCGTCGCCCGGCACAGCGCCGACTGGTCGCGATTGCACAGCCGCGGCGAAGTCGTCTTCTTCGAGCGCGCGCTCGATGGACCGGAAGCCGTCGCAAGCGCGCTGGCCGGATTCGACATCCTGATGGCGATGCGCGAGCGCACCGCGTTTCCCAAGGCGCTGATCGATCGCCTGCCGCGGCTGCGCATGATCGCGCTCACCGGCGCGCGCAGCTGGACGCTGGATGTCGAAGCCTGCACCGCGCGCGGCATCGTGGTGTGTCATACCGGCGGCGAACGTGCGAGCGCCGCGACCGCCGAGCTGGCGCTGGGCCTGCTGCTCGCCGCCGCGCGCTTCATCCCCGCGGCAGACGCCTCCATGCGCGAAGGCCGTTTTCAGCGTGGATTGCCCGCGGGCTTCGTGTTGGAGGGCAGAACGCTGGGCGTGATCGGCCTGGGCAAGATCGGATCACGCATGGCCCGCTACGGCCAGGCGCTCGGCATGCGCGTGCTCGCCTGGAGCCACAACCTCACGACCGAAAGAGCCGTTGCTTCCGGCGCGCAGCCGGTCGACAAGGCTGCGCTCCTGGAGCAGTCCGATGTCGTCTCCCTGCACGTCGTGCTTTCGGAACGTACTCGCGGTTTGCTGGGCGCCGCCGAGCTGGCGTGCATGAAACCCGGCGCGATCCTGGTCAACACTTCGCGCGGTCCGCTGGTCGACGAAGCCGCGCTGATCGAACGGCTGCGCGCGGGACTGCTGATCGCCGCCCTCGACGTCTACGACCGCGAACCGCTGCCCGCCGACCACCCGTTGCTGCGCCTGCCGAACACGGTGCTCACGCCCCACCAAGGCTATTGCACGCGCGAGGTCTACGATCAGTTCTATCGCGAATCGATCGAGAATGTCCTGGCGTTTCTCGACGGCCATCCGATCCGCGTTCTGAATCCGGCAATCCTCCCCGTTCGCCACGATCCCATCGGGCCCGACGCGAAGCCGTGA
- a CDS encoding aspartate aminotransferase family protein: MDNLLTPAQRQAELLDQAGRYLAGGGTGLFVLPPELNLVVARGQGSRVWDVAGREYIDYHLSSGPALLGHGHPAITQAVQAQLPKGTTYFFLNEPEIQLAKRLVDAIPCAEVVHYTGSGTEATFYALRIARAWTRRNQVLKFEGAWHGMHDYGLWGTVPGTASDYPRALPDSVGVPPETGQTVLVTPFNETERAVQMIERHAADLAAVIIEPLQRVLLPEPGFLQAIRDVTRKHRIVMIFDEIVTGFRIAWGGAQERYGVIPDLACYGKAISGGFPMAAIAGSAEIMSVLDARNRPKAEVVWATNTLNGNPVCAVAGLAALDVLSQPGVYQHLERIGARLRSGMVQAGERHGFAVQAPGENAVWGVRFTARKPLRTWLDLTTADKELGWRWSIELIKRGLLVNPNEKFYISIAHTDADVDRTLAIVDEAFAALRGQIAGR, from the coding sequence ATGGACAACCTCCTCACCCCCGCACAACGTCAGGCTGAGCTGCTCGACCAGGCTGGCCGCTATCTCGCCGGCGGCGGCACCGGGCTTTTCGTCCTGCCGCCCGAACTGAACCTGGTCGTGGCACGCGGTCAGGGCAGCCGCGTGTGGGACGTCGCCGGGCGCGAGTACATCGACTACCACCTGAGTTCCGGTCCGGCGCTGCTGGGCCATGGCCATCCGGCCATCACGCAGGCGGTGCAGGCGCAACTGCCCAAAGGCACGACCTATTTCTTTCTCAACGAGCCGGAAATCCAGCTCGCCAAACGCCTGGTCGATGCGATTCCCTGCGCAGAAGTCGTGCATTACACAGGTTCCGGAACCGAAGCGACGTTCTACGCTCTGCGCATCGCGCGCGCCTGGACCCGGCGCAACCAGGTGCTGAAGTTCGAGGGTGCGTGGCACGGCATGCACGACTACGGGCTGTGGGGCACCGTGCCGGGCACGGCGTCGGACTATCCGCGTGCGCTTCCGGATTCCGTGGGTGTGCCGCCCGAAACCGGGCAGACCGTGCTGGTCACACCCTTCAACGAAACCGAACGCGCCGTGCAGATGATCGAGCGCCATGCGGCCGATCTCGCGGCGGTGATTATCGAACCTTTGCAGCGCGTGCTGCTGCCCGAGCCCGGGTTTCTGCAGGCCATCCGCGACGTCACCCGCAAGCACCGCATCGTCATGATCTTCGACGAGATCGTCACCGGATTTCGCATCGCCTGGGGCGGGGCGCAGGAGCGCTACGGCGTGATTCCCGACCTCGCCTGCTACGGCAAGGCGATCAGCGGCGGCTTCCCGATGGCCGCCATCGCGGGCAGCGCCGAGATCATGTCGGTGCTGGACGCGCGCAACCGGCCGAAGGCCGAAGTCGTCTGGGCGACCAACACGCTGAACGGCAACCCGGTGTGCGCCGTCGCCGGCCTGGCGGCGCTCGACGTCCTTTCGCAGCCGGGCGTCTACCAGCACCTGGAGCGCATCGGCGCGCGGCTGCGCTCCGGCATGGTGCAAGCCGGGGAGCGCCACGGCTTCGCTGTGCAGGCGCCGGGCGAAAATGCCGTATGGGGCGTGCGCTTCACCGCGCGCAAGCCGTTGCGCACCTGGCTGGATCTCACCACGGCGGACAAGGAGCTGGGCTGGCGCTGGTCGATCGAGCTGATCAAACGCGGGCTGCTGGTGAATCCGAACGAGAAGTTCTATATCTCGATCGCGCATACCGATGCCGACGTGGATCGCACGCTCGCGATCGTGGACGAGGCCTTCGCCGCGCTGCGTGGACAGATTGCCGGGCGGTGA
- a CDS encoding MFS transporter has product MRSRSEHAPAELGGGPGSLTHGTESAYAWARLVAAVLVCTIGGVGMWSVVVALPAVQAEFGVARGDASLPYTITMIGFGVGGILMGRLSDRHGIMLPVVLGTCALALGYVLASRAATLGQYAAAQGLLIGFGSSATFAPLMADTSLWFTRRRGIAVAIFASGSYLAGTVWPPVVQHFIDAAGWRQTLMGIAVFCVLSVLPMSLALRRRAPAIGHGSHHAHPLSWPARPLGLPAGSLQALLIIAGVACCVAMSMPQVHVVAYCTDLGYGAARGAQMLSLMLGCGIVSRLAFGWISDRIGGLRTLLLGSALQGIALLLFLPFDGLVSLYVISAMFGLFQGGIVPAYAIIIREFFPPREAGVRVGLVITATLFGMAFGGWFSGAIFDLTGSYDAAFVNGVLWNLLNLSIALWLLRRSVRRLAYA; this is encoded by the coding sequence ATGCGTTCGCGAAGTGAGCATGCGCCCGCCGAACTCGGCGGCGGGCCCGGTTCGCTGACGCACGGCACGGAGTCGGCTTACGCCTGGGCACGGCTGGTGGCGGCCGTGCTGGTGTGCACGATCGGCGGGGTGGGCATGTGGTCGGTCGTCGTCGCCCTGCCGGCGGTGCAGGCGGAGTTCGGCGTTGCGCGCGGCGATGCCTCGCTGCCTTACACGATCACGATGATCGGCTTCGGCGTGGGCGGCATCCTCATGGGCCGGCTGTCCGATCGCCACGGAATCATGCTGCCGGTCGTGCTGGGTACCTGCGCGCTGGCGCTGGGCTACGTTCTGGCCAGCCGGGCGGCCACGCTGGGGCAGTATGCGGCCGCTCAGGGATTGCTGATCGGATTCGGCAGCTCGGCGACGTTCGCGCCCCTGATGGCGGATACCTCGTTGTGGTTCACGCGGCGCCGGGGCATCGCGGTGGCGATCTTCGCCAGCGGCAGCTACCTCGCGGGCACGGTGTGGCCGCCGGTGGTCCAGCACTTCATCGACGCCGCCGGATGGCGCCAGACCCTGATGGGCATCGCCGTGTTCTGCGTGCTCAGCGTGCTGCCGATGTCGCTGGCGCTGCGCCGCCGCGCACCGGCGATCGGACACGGTTCGCACCACGCGCATCCCTTGTCCTGGCCGGCCCGGCCGCTCGGGCTGCCGGCCGGTTCGTTGCAGGCGTTGCTCATCATCGCCGGCGTCGCCTGTTGCGTGGCAATGTCGATGCCGCAGGTTCACGTCGTGGCCTACTGCACCGATCTCGGCTACGGCGCTGCGCGCGGCGCGCAGATGCTCTCGCTCATGCTCGGTTGCGGGATCGTGAGCCGGCTTGCCTTCGGCTGGATCTCGGATCGCATCGGCGGATTGCGCACTCTGCTGCTCGGTTCGGCGTTGCAGGGCATCGCGTTGCTGCTGTTCCTGCCGTTCGACGGGCTGGTGTCGCTCTACGTCATTTCGGCCATGTTCGGCCTGTTCCAGGGCGGCATCGTGCCCGCCTACGCCATCATCATCCGCGAATTCTTTCCACCGCGGGAAGCCGGCGTGCGCGTGGGCCTGGTGATCACCGCGACCCTGTTCGGCATGGCGTTCGGCGGCTGGTTCTCCGGCGCGATCTTCGATCTCACCGGTTCCTACGACGCCGCCTTCGTCAACGGCGTGCTGTGGAATCTGCTCAACCTGTCGATCGCGCTCTGGCTGTTGCGGCGCTCCGTCCGGCGTCTGGCCTACGCCTGA
- a CDS encoding cold-shock protein has translation MATGTVKWFNDAKGFGFITPDDGGKDLFAHFSAIQGDGFKTLKENQKVSYDKTSGPKGDQATNIRPL, from the coding sequence ATGGCGACAGGTACCGTGAAGTGGTTCAACGACGCGAAAGGTTTCGGATTCATTACTCCGGACGACGGCGGCAAGGACCTCTTCGCTCACTTCTCCGCGATTCAAGGCGACGGTTTCAAGACGCTCAAGGAAAACCAGAAGGTGAGCTACGACAAGACCAGCGGTCCCAAGGGCGATCAGGCCACCAACATCCGGCCGCTCTAG
- a CDS encoding S1C family serine protease has translation MPESRYWAFPREVQPDPQDVRFDLEAALNALVLVRAEIPEDAFTASILGTERVGNGVAIREDGIVLTIGYLIAEAHAIWLTTNAGDVVPGYPLAYDQVTGFGLIQPLGELKLPTLARGSAAACAVGDDVIVMGQGGRAHALKAKVIEKREFAGYWEYVLDEALFTAPAHPQWGGTALVGMEGRLLGIGSLLVQEVIGGQAVQANMMVPIDLLEPILPDMLTLGRPDRRPRPWMGMYTTETNGQLVVAGVAEGGPADRAGVRQGDLVTEVAGQRLTGLADLFRKVWALGPAGVEVPLTLVRQGHSLLVRLRSADRNDFLKKPRLH, from the coding sequence ATGCCTGAATCGAGATACTGGGCATTCCCCCGGGAGGTGCAGCCGGACCCGCAGGACGTGCGCTTCGATCTCGAAGCCGCGCTGAACGCGCTGGTTTTGGTGCGCGCGGAGATTCCAGAGGATGCTTTCACCGCCTCGATTCTGGGCACGGAGCGCGTCGGCAACGGCGTGGCGATCCGCGAGGACGGCATCGTGCTCACGATCGGTTATCTGATCGCCGAGGCGCATGCGATCTGGCTGACCACCAACGCCGGAGACGTGGTACCCGGTTATCCGCTGGCGTATGACCAGGTGACCGGGTTCGGTCTCATCCAACCGCTCGGAGAGCTCAAGCTGCCCACCCTTGCGCGTGGTTCGGCGGCCGCTTGTGCGGTGGGCGACGACGTGATCGTCATGGGTCAAGGCGGGCGCGCTCACGCGCTCAAAGCGAAGGTGATCGAGAAACGCGAGTTCGCCGGGTATTGGGAGTACGTGCTCGACGAAGCGCTGTTCACTGCGCCGGCTCACCCGCAATGGGGCGGCACCGCTCTGGTCGGCATGGAAGGCAGGCTGCTCGGCATCGGCTCGCTGCTCGTGCAAGAGGTCATCGGCGGTCAGGCCGTGCAGGCCAACATGATGGTGCCGATCGATCTGCTGGAACCGATCCTGCCGGACATGCTCACGCTGGGCAGGCCGGATCGCCGCCCGCGCCCGTGGATGGGCATGTACACGACCGAGACCAACGGGCAGCTTGTCGTAGCCGGTGTAGCGGAAGGGGGGCCGGCCGACCGCGCGGGCGTGCGCCAAGGCGATCTCGTGACGGAAGTCGCGGGGCAACGCCTCACCGGTCTGGCCGACCTGTTCCGCAAGGTGTGGGCGCTGGGTCCGGCGGGCGTGGAGGTTCCCTTGACGCTCGTGCGCCAGGGGCATTCCCTCTTGGTGAGGCTGCGCTCCGCGGACCGCAACGACTTCCTGAAAAAGCCCAGGCTGCATTGA
- a CDS encoding diguanylate cyclase yields MVGVYDLKLVALSLAVAVVASYTALDLASRVSQTHGRRSWLWLLGGAFSMGTGIWSMHFIGMLAFHLPIPIAYDGWLNTLSWLIAVVVSGTALFVVRRPAMTRGNLSAGAALMGIGISGMHYTGMASMRMSPPIEYHPVLFIASVVIAIGASLAALWIAFQLRKKHSAGAVLAKLGSALVMGMAITGMHYTGMAAARFAPDSVCLAAGSATGISNPVLAGLIAAATVTILLVTLVISAFDTQLAAHAARHAEALRAANEQLRNIALYDSLTGLPNRLLLEDRMQQAMRRCDRSGKPCALMFVDLDNFKPVNDNCGHHVGDELLKAVAKRLTDCVRGEDTVARAGGDEFIVVLGSLSSADDAALIGRKILEALARPFQIERHVLTISCSIGISVYPADGKTSTELIANADVAMYHAKKAGRNGYRFFATALTGASERPLST; encoded by the coding sequence GTGGTCGGAGTCTACGATCTCAAGCTCGTCGCCCTTTCACTCGCGGTTGCGGTCGTCGCGTCTTACACCGCGCTCGATCTGGCCAGCCGGGTCAGCCAGACGCACGGGCGCCGTTCCTGGCTGTGGCTGCTGGGCGGAGCCTTTTCGATGGGCACCGGCATCTGGTCGATGCATTTCATCGGCATGCTGGCATTCCATCTGCCCATCCCGATCGCCTACGACGGCTGGCTCAATACGCTCTCGTGGCTGATCGCCGTCGTGGTGTCCGGCACCGCGCTGTTCGTGGTTCGGCGTCCGGCCATGACCCGCGGCAATCTGTCCGCGGGTGCCGCCCTGATGGGCATCGGCATCTCGGGCATGCACTACACCGGCATGGCCTCGATGCGCATGTCGCCGCCGATCGAGTACCACCCCGTGCTGTTCATCGCTTCGGTGGTGATCGCGATCGGCGCTTCTCTCGCGGCGCTGTGGATCGCTTTCCAGTTGCGCAAGAAGCATTCCGCGGGAGCCGTTCTCGCCAAACTCGGCAGCGCGCTGGTCATGGGCATGGCGATCACGGGGATGCACTACACCGGGATGGCCGCCGCGCGCTTTGCGCCCGACAGCGTGTGCCTCGCCGCAGGTTCGGCGACCGGCATCAGCAATCCCGTGCTCGCAGGCCTGATCGCCGCGGCCACGGTGACGATCCTCCTCGTCACGCTGGTCATCTCCGCCTTCGATACCCAGCTCGCCGCCCACGCCGCGCGGCATGCCGAAGCACTGCGGGCCGCCAACGAGCAGCTGCGCAACATCGCGCTCTACGACAGCCTGACCGGACTGCCCAACCGCCTGCTTCTGGAGGACCGGATGCAGCAGGCGATGCGGCGTTGCGATCGCAGCGGCAAGCCCTGTGCGCTGATGTTCGTGGATCTCGACAATTTCAAGCCCGTCAACGACAACTGCGGCCACCACGTGGGCGACGAGCTGCTCAAAGCCGTGGCGAAGCGCCTCACCGACTGCGTGAGAGGCGAGGACACGGTGGCCCGCGCCGGCGGCGACGAGTTCATCGTGGTGCTGGGCTCTCTGAGCAGCGCCGATGACGCGGCCCTCATCGGTCGCAAGATCCTCGAAGCGCTCGCCCGGCCGTTTCAGATCGAGCGCCACGTGCTGACGATTTCGTGCAGCATCGGTATCAGCGTGTACCCCGCGGACGGAAAGACTTCGACCGAGCTGATCGCCAATGCGGACGTCGCCATGTACCACGCCAAGAAAGCCGGTCGCAATGGCTACCGTTTCTTCGCCACCGCGCTCACCGGAGCGAGCGAGCGGCCGCTGTCCACCTGA
- a CDS encoding S41 family peptidase yields the protein MACFSPDMSFAFRWRDATRPAVRGAGYRPVLGAVLCALALPVSASAQPAHDVAPTEFVEAFRQIRARYAEPVDERTLIENAIRGMVRSLDSHSEYFDATTYDQLRRDTAGVFGGIGVEVAMEEGVLRIVDVFEDTPAFRAGLRAGDSITHLDAAPVAAWTLEQAIGRARGEPGSRIVLTVLRRGQARPATLTLERAIVQSRSVEFARIEAGYGHLGISVFNQRTPHEALAALAAASRGDGVLKGLVLDLRDNPGGSLRAAVAVCSLFLKDAALIVSTESASPQSRMQLFADARRHARAAEPELLAALQEMPVAVLVNEQSASAAEIVAGALQDHGRARVIGTRTFGKGSIQLVLPLVRGAAIKLTAARYRTPGGRLIEGLGIVPDLAVERTSEDDDPQLARAIETLRQSAFAISH from the coding sequence ATGGCTTGCTTCTCGCCGGACATGAGCTTTGCCTTTCGCTGGAGAGATGCCACGCGGCCCGCGGTGCGCGGCGCCGGATATCGTCCGGTGCTCGGCGCAGTGCTTTGCGCGCTCGCCCTGCCGGTCAGCGCGAGCGCGCAGCCGGCGCACGACGTCGCGCCGACGGAATTCGTCGAGGCGTTCCGGCAGATCCGGGCGCGATACGCCGAACCGGTCGACGAACGCACCCTGATCGAGAACGCGATCCGCGGCATGGTCAGGAGCCTGGATTCCCACTCCGAATATTTCGACGCGACCACGTACGATCAGTTGCGGCGCGACACCGCCGGCGTATTCGGCGGCATCGGCGTCGAAGTGGCCATGGAAGAGGGGGTCTTGCGCATCGTCGACGTCTTCGAGGACACGCCGGCGTTTCGAGCGGGGCTGCGAGCGGGCGACTCGATCACGCATCTGGACGCGGCGCCGGTCGCGGCCTGGACCCTCGAACAGGCGATTGGGCGCGCGCGGGGCGAACCCGGCAGCCGCATCGTGCTCACGGTGCTGCGCCGGGGGCAGGCGCGACCCGCCACGCTCACGCTCGAGCGCGCGATCGTGCAGAGCCGCAGCGTGGAGTTCGCGCGGATCGAGGCGGGATACGGCCACCTCGGCATCTCGGTCTTCAACCAGCGGACGCCGCACGAAGCGCTGGCCGCGCTCGCGGCGGCGTCGCGCGGCGATGGTGTGCTGAAGGGCCTGGTGCTCGACTTGCGCGACAACCCCGGCGGATCGCTGCGGGCCGCCGTCGCGGTGTGCAGCCTGTTCCTGAAGGACGCCGCGCTGATCGTCTCCACAGAAAGCGCCTCACCGCAGTCTCGCATGCAACTGTTCGCCGACGCCCGGCGCCATGCGCGCGCCGCGGAGCCGGAGCTCCTCGCCGCGCTGCAGGAGATGCCCGTCGCGGTGCTGGTGAACGAACAGTCGGCCTCCGCCGCCGAGATCGTGGCCGGCGCACTGCAGGATCACGGGCGCGCGCGCGTGATCGGCACGCGAACCTTCGGAAAGGGATCGATCCAGCTCGTGCTGCCGCTGGTCCGCGGCGCGGCGATCAAGCTCACCGCCGCGCGCTATCGCACCCCGGGAGGACGCCTGATCGAGGGCCTGGGCATCGTGCCCGATCTGGCGGTGGAGCGGACATCGGAAGACGACGATCCGCAGCTCGCGCGCGCGATCGAAACGCTGCGCCAATCCGCGTTCGCCATCAGCCACTGA
- the tal gene encoding transaldolase, with the protein MSRLKELERFGQSVWIDFIRRELLTGGGLEKLVREDGVKGLTSNPAIFEKAIGSGAEYRAVLASLSRLGETNPQRVYETIAIEDIRMAADQMSPVFQATGGRDGFVSLEVSPKLAHDTAGTIAEAHRLWSAVDRPNLMIKVPATAAGIPAIERLIADGLNINVTLLFAVPMYARVVEAYLAGLEQRAAAGKPVAGVASVASFFVSRIDTAIDAQLQARSDAARSDAERTRLLALRGKAAIANAKLAYAHYKAVMAGQRWRDLARRGAQSQRLLWASTSTKNPDYPDTLYVDELIGPDTVNTIPPATLDAFRDHGKPAPTLERDLEGARSTLAAIAQAGVSLDAVTAQLLDEGVKLFADAFDRLLDAVNRARQAA; encoded by the coding sequence ATGAGCCGATTGAAGGAACTGGAGCGCTTCGGGCAGTCGGTCTGGATCGATTTCATTCGCCGCGAGTTGTTGACCGGCGGCGGACTGGAGAAGCTCGTGCGCGAGGACGGAGTCAAGGGACTGACTTCCAACCCGGCGATCTTCGAGAAGGCGATCGGGTCCGGCGCCGAATACCGGGCGGTGCTCGCGTCGCTGTCGCGGCTGGGCGAGACCAATCCGCAGCGGGTGTACGAGACCATCGCCATCGAAGACATCCGCATGGCCGCCGATCAGATGAGCCCCGTATTCCAGGCGACCGGCGGGCGCGACGGTTTCGTTTCGCTGGAGGTCTCTCCGAAGCTCGCTCACGACACGGCGGGCACGATCGCGGAGGCGCACCGGTTGTGGTCGGCGGTCGACCGCCCCAATCTGATGATCAAGGTGCCGGCGACTGCGGCCGGGATTCCCGCCATCGAACGGCTCATCGCCGACGGGCTGAACATCAACGTGACGCTGCTGTTCGCGGTGCCGATGTACGCCAGGGTTGTCGAAGCGTACCTCGCGGGCCTCGAGCAGCGCGCGGCCGCCGGCAAGCCGGTCGCCGGCGTGGCCAGCGTGGCGAGTTTCTTCGTGAGCCGCATCGATACCGCGATCGACGCGCAGCTTCAGGCGCGTTCCGATGCCGCGCGTTCCGACGCCGAACGCACACGGCTTCTTGCCTTGCGCGGCAAGGCGGCGATCGCCAACGCCAAGCTCGCCTATGCGCATTACAAAGCGGTGATGGCAGGGCAACGCTGGCGCGATCTCGCCCGGCGCGGCGCGCAGTCTCAGCGCTTGCTGTGGGCGAGCACCAGCACCAAGAACCCGGACTACCCGGATACCCTCTACGTGGACGAGCTGATCGGGCCCGATACGGTCAATACCATTCCGCCGGCCACGCTCGATGCCTTTCGCGATCACGGCAAGCCCGCGCCCACCCTGGAGCGCGACCTGGAGGGTGCGCGGTCGACCCTGGCCGCGATCGCGCAAGCCGGAGTTTCGCTCGACGCCGTGACCGCGCAGTTGCTCGATGAAGGCGTGAAGCTTTTCGCCGATGCGTTCGACCGGCTGCTCGACGCGGTGAACCGCGCGCGCCAGGCCGCCTGA